A stretch of the Planktothricoides raciborskii GIHE-MW2 genome encodes the following:
- a CDS encoding gamma-glutamylcyclotransferase produces MTVQPGQFHSNHAKPLHDRRFTAHLELVNQSSEHKFYYFAYGSCMCPVDLKRSLGENTHQYVIGPATLSDYRLAFYGYSDLRNCGVLDVIKQPNASVEGVLYQLPMRLSDALDRREVGYRYEIVELVSQGKRYQNVRTYSVIDKLSEELAPNDWYLNTVLRGAVTCGLPEQYCWRLFNHMYQLQQHCSAAKMRSA; encoded by the coding sequence ATGACAGTTCAACCTGGACAGTTTCACTCAAATCACGCAAAACCTTTACACGATCGCCGGTTCACCGCACATCTGGAACTGGTAAACCAAAGCAGTGAACATAAGTTTTACTATTTTGCTTACGGTTCTTGTATGTGCCCGGTAGATTTGAAGCGATCGCTCGGTGAAAATACGCACCAATATGTGATTGGCCCCGCGACATTATCAGACTATCGACTGGCATTTTATGGCTATTCGGATTTACGCAACTGTGGCGTATTGGATGTGATTAAACAGCCAAATGCTTCTGTTGAAGGAGTGTTATATCAACTTCCCATGAGATTAAGTGACGCCCTAGATCGACGAGAAGTGGGTTATCGTTATGAAATAGTAGAACTGGTCAGTCAGGGGAAACGCTATCAGAATGTTCGCACCTACTCAGTGATTGACAAGTTATCGGAAGAATTAGCCCCTAATGACTGGTATCTCAACACCGTATTACGGGGTGCCGTTACTTGCGGACTCCCGGAACAGTATTGCTGGCGGTTATTTAATCATATGTATCAACTTCAGCAACACTGTTCTGCGGCTAAGATGCGATCGGCTTAA
- a CDS encoding patatin-like phospholipase family protein has protein sequence MNNNQKPFGSIAIGLSGGGYRATAFHLGTLDFLEYVGILQDVTMISTVSGGTFTGARYALSQADGKSFPEFFQGFYQDLASTHLPSLWLEELNAQRESGTGEIKLIKAAANVYNQRLFNGSKFGQLFDAAPNIHLKEIIFNATEFDNGLVFRFQRSNGGLIGNNKISIPPEVAKQIRIADIVASSSCFPGGFEPMVFPDDYFSETEYEKIKEKLPENLKSTLPVALMDGGVDDNQGVQSLMLANDRIRRQIKQGKTPETAEIGLLIVSDTDNIQPSTEDIFQPSSYVNPESQAKTNQRILSNVTLENLVLMSRFARGFIYLIPFLLLAQAISDLVNQKFEPMELLLVGVPFLLSLSVAGFIGLLFQEFRGNLLPNVQENLQKELGVSLWDNTRTLTVDEVLKLVEIRVGSMLVLPTVFMKRIRSLVSREVYSKDKDGNFNTYGNIVIANYIYDLEKKQGKKFTDPNLKNPSEKMQQIATASTNMATTLWFKWGEEKQGLNQVISCGQVTMCFNLLEYILEQKADKIGQDPVVTEVWNKSKEAWELMQNDPEALIKRYQL, from the coding sequence ATGAACAATAATCAAAAACCTTTCGGCAGTATTGCGATCGGACTTTCTGGTGGCGGCTATCGCGCCACTGCGTTTCACCTCGGAACCTTGGACTTCCTCGAATATGTGGGAATTCTCCAGGATGTGACGATGATATCAACGGTATCAGGGGGAACTTTTACCGGCGCCAGATATGCACTATCCCAGGCTGATGGTAAAAGTTTTCCAGAATTCTTTCAAGGATTTTACCAGGATCTCGCATCCACTCATCTTCCCTCCCTTTGGTTAGAAGAACTCAACGCCCAGAGAGAAAGCGGAACTGGTGAAATTAAATTAATTAAAGCCGCTGCGAATGTCTACAACCAACGGCTGTTTAACGGATCTAAATTCGGCCAGTTATTTGATGCCGCCCCTAATATTCATCTCAAAGAAATCATCTTTAACGCCACCGAGTTTGACAATGGCTTAGTCTTCCGATTTCAACGCAGTAACGGGGGGCTGATTGGTAACAACAAAATTTCTATTCCTCCAGAAGTCGCCAAACAAATCCGCATTGCCGATATTGTGGCAAGTTCCTCTTGTTTTCCTGGTGGCTTTGAACCAATGGTCTTTCCTGATGACTATTTCTCGGAAACTGAATATGAAAAAATCAAAGAAAAACTGCCGGAAAATTTGAAATCAACACTGCCAGTAGCTTTGATGGATGGGGGCGTTGATGATAATCAGGGGGTGCAAAGCCTCATGCTTGCCAATGACAGAATTCGTCGTCAGATTAAACAAGGTAAAACCCCGGAAACGGCAGAAATTGGCCTACTAATTGTCTCAGATACGGATAACATTCAGCCCAGTACCGAAGATATTTTTCAACCATCTTCTTATGTGAATCCCGAAAGTCAAGCTAAAACCAACCAAAGAATTTTAAGTAATGTAACTTTGGAAAATCTGGTTTTGATGAGTCGGTTTGCTCGCGGATTTATCTATCTAATTCCATTCCTGTTATTAGCTCAAGCCATTAGCGATCTGGTCAATCAAAAGTTTGAACCAATGGAGCTTTTATTGGTAGGAGTGCCATTTTTATTAAGTTTGAGTGTGGCGGGATTTATCGGTCTTTTATTCCAAGAATTTCGAGGAAATTTATTGCCCAATGTTCAAGAAAATTTACAGAAAGAACTTGGAGTATCTCTTTGGGATAACACGCGAACTTTGACCGTTGATGAAGTATTAAAATTGGTAGAAATTCGCGTTGGTTCTATGTTAGTCTTGCCCACGGTTTTTATGAAACGAATTCGTAGTTTAGTCTCTCGCGAAGTTTACTCTAAGGATAAAGATGGCAACTTTAACACCTATGGCAATATCGTCATTGCTAACTATATCTACGATTTAGAAAAAAAACAGGGTAAAAAATTTACCGATCCGAATTTAAAAAACCCTTCGGAGAAAATGCAACAAATAGCCACAGCATCTACCAATATGGCAACGACTCTATGGTTTAAATGGGGAGAAGAAAAGCAAGGTTTAAACCAAGTGATTTCCTGTGGTCAAGTTACTATGTGCTTTAATTTATTAGAGTATATCCTGGAACAGAAAGCTGATAAAATTGGCCAAGATCCAGTAGTGACAGAAGTCTGGAACAAAAGTAAAGAAGCCTGGGAACTGATGCAAAATGACCCAGAAGCTTTAATTAAGCGATATCAGCTTTAG
- a CDS encoding polyribonucleotide nucleotidyltransferase — protein MKEISKSISFDGRDIRLNVGLLAPQAGGAVLIQSGDTAVFVTATRAQGREGIDFLPLLVDYEERLYAGGKIPGGFLRREGRPPEKVTLTSRLIDRPLRPLFPHWLRDDIQIVATTLSMDEQVPPDVLAVTGASVAVLLAELPFYGPMAAVRVGLVGDDFIINPTYKEIKEGDLDLVVAGSPDGVIMVEAGANQLPEQDIIEAIDFGYEAACDLIKAQQEMIEELGLKIVIDEPPPEDEVLESFIRDRSTEKIQVVLKNHDLNKMERDAALDAIKDEIAQEIESLPEEDPVLVAATENGKAVGNFFKNVTKQMMRKQILEEGVRVDGRKLDEVRPISCRVGLLPSRVHGTGLFQRGLTQVLSVVTLGTPGDAQELADDLNPETEKRYLHHYNFPPFSVGETKPMRSPGRREIGHGALAERALVPVLPPQEQFPYVIRVVSEVLSSNGSTSMGSVCGSTLSLMDAGVPISKPVSGAAMGLIKEGDEVRILTDIQGIEDFLGDMDFKVAGTDAGITALQMDMKITGLSLETVAKAIHQAKPARLHILEKMLATIDQPRSEISPYAPRLLTIKIDPDLIGMVIGPGGKTIKGITEETGAKIDIEDDGTVTVSAMDNVRAQRAITIIQNMTRKISAGDVYVGRVTRIIPIGAFVEFLPGKEGMVHISQIADYRVGKVEDELSVGDRVIIKVREIDNKGRINLTRLNIHPDEAAAAKAAAGMQ, from the coding sequence ATGAAAGAGATTTCTAAGTCGATATCTTTTGACGGAAGAGATATTCGACTGAATGTAGGACTGTTGGCACCTCAAGCAGGGGGTGCCGTGTTAATTCAGTCAGGAGATACTGCGGTTTTTGTCACGGCCACACGAGCTCAGGGCCGAGAAGGGATTGATTTTCTCCCCCTGTTAGTAGATTACGAAGAACGACTCTATGCGGGGGGCAAGATTCCCGGTGGATTTTTGCGCCGAGAAGGGCGTCCACCAGAGAAGGTGACGCTGACCAGCCGTTTGATCGACCGTCCGCTGCGACCCTTGTTCCCTCACTGGTTGCGCGATGATATCCAAATTGTGGCCACAACTCTGTCAATGGATGAACAAGTTCCCCCAGATGTGTTGGCGGTGACTGGGGCATCGGTGGCGGTTCTGTTGGCGGAGTTACCTTTTTATGGCCCAATGGCCGCCGTGCGCGTCGGTTTGGTGGGAGATGATTTTATTATTAATCCCACCTATAAGGAAATTAAAGAAGGCGATCTCGATCTGGTCGTCGCAGGATCCCCCGATGGGGTGATTATGGTGGAAGCCGGAGCCAATCAACTCCCAGAACAAGATATTATTGAAGCGATCGATTTTGGCTATGAAGCCGCCTGCGATTTGATTAAAGCCCAGCAGGAAATGATCGAGGAACTCGGACTGAAGATCGTTATCGATGAACCGCCCCCAGAAGATGAAGTCTTGGAGAGTTTTATTCGCGATCGCTCCACAGAGAAAATCCAAGTGGTGCTCAAGAACCATGACCTGAACAAAATGGAACGGGATGCGGCTCTTGATGCCATTAAAGATGAAATCGCTCAAGAAATCGAGAGTTTGCCGGAAGAAGACCCCGTGTTAGTCGCCGCCACGGAAAATGGTAAAGCGGTGGGGAATTTCTTCAAGAACGTCACCAAACAAATGATGCGGAAACAAATCCTGGAAGAAGGGGTGCGCGTCGATGGTCGTAAGCTTGATGAAGTCCGGCCAATTTCCTGTCGAGTGGGTCTGCTGCCGTCACGAGTTCACGGGACGGGTTTGTTCCAACGGGGCTTAACTCAAGTGCTGTCCGTTGTCACCTTGGGAACTCCCGGAGATGCCCAAGAACTCGCGGACGACCTCAACCCGGAAACCGAAAAACGCTATCTGCATCACTACAACTTCCCGCCTTTTTCCGTGGGGGAAACCAAACCCATGCGATCGCCGGGACGCCGGGAAATTGGACATGGGGCATTAGCCGAACGCGCCTTAGTGCCAGTGTTGCCGCCCCAAGAACAATTCCCTTATGTGATTCGAGTAGTTTCCGAAGTCTTATCCTCCAACGGTTCTACCTCAATGGGTTCGGTCTGCGGTTCCACCCTATCCTTGATGGATGCCGGGGTGCCAATTTCTAAACCCGTATCTGGTGCGGCAATGGGGTTAATTAAAGAAGGGGACGAAGTACGCATCCTCACGGATATTCAAGGGATTGAAGATTTCTTAGGGGATATGGACTTTAAGGTTGCGGGGACAGACGCGGGGATTACTGCCTTACAAATGGACATGAAAATCACCGGGCTATCCTTGGAAACCGTCGCCAAAGCTATCCACCAAGCTAAACCGGCCCGACTGCATATTTTGGAGAAAATGCTGGCCACCATCGATCAACCTCGGTCAGAAATCTCTCCTTATGCTCCTCGGTTGTTGACCATTAAGATCGATCCGGATCTCATTGGCATGGTGATTGGACCTGGTGGTAAGACCATTAAAGGTATTACCGAGGAAACCGGCGCCAAAATCGATATTGAAGATGATGGCACTGTCACCGTTTCCGCAATGGATAATGTCCGAGCCCAACGGGCAATTACCATTATTCAAAATATGACCCGCAAGATTTCCGCTGGGGATGTTTATGTGGGTCGGGTGACTCGGATTATTCCCATTGGTGCCTTTGTGGAATTCCTCCCCGGTAAAGAAGGGATGGTTCATATTTCCCAAATTGCTGACTACCGTGTGGGTAAGGTAGAAGATGAACTGAGTGTCGGCGATCGCGTGATTATTAAAGTCCGCGAAATTGATAACAAAGGTCGGATTAACCTGACTCGGTTAAATATTCATCCCGACGAAGCCGCTGCTGCTAAAGCTGCTGCCGGGATGCAATAA
- a CDS encoding J domain-containing protein: MAKKKTKTAPQPNTDLALSSFHLRFDELQKDHQWLLKQIQKKRKELNNFLEQMQKIAVEIIQQTQPFHKELIELDQEIHALFAEIFETRKLGKKTQKEVKGIYRRLQMLGIISPKKMHNSNDEDEAEDKNADKSAKDDEDDDFNFGFDGDYFNQENNPPPDHDKSKASGDLKQMRRTFLRLAEVFHPDKVNNQENQEHYTEVMKEINRAYEEGDLARLLEIERQYQVGQSIDLANASSSEIERQCDRLEQDNQLLENQYENLKSELRWMRATPEGEMVKSYRAIKKEGLNPIDYMVADAKRHIEELANVRTFVKDFRDKKITIKEFLDGPVSARDNAEDDLDAMIQQALQELGITVIRRR, encoded by the coding sequence ATGGCCAAAAAAAAGACAAAAACCGCTCCGCAGCCGAATACAGATTTAGCCCTGTCTTCCTTTCATTTGCGCTTTGATGAATTACAAAAAGACCATCAATGGCTGCTGAAGCAAATTCAAAAAAAACGTAAAGAATTAAATAATTTTCTGGAGCAAATGCAAAAAATTGCGGTTGAGATTATCCAACAAACTCAGCCGTTTCATAAAGAACTGATCGAACTCGATCAAGAAATTCATGCTTTATTTGCGGAGATTTTTGAAACTCGTAAATTGGGGAAAAAAACTCAAAAAGAAGTCAAAGGAATTTATCGCAGGCTTCAGATGTTAGGGATAATTAGTCCGAAAAAAATGCATAATTCAAATGATGAAGATGAAGCGGAGGATAAAAACGCCGATAAATCTGCCAAAGATGACGAAGATGATGATTTTAATTTCGGCTTCGATGGGGATTATTTTAACCAGGAAAATAATCCGCCACCAGACCATGACAAGTCTAAAGCAAGTGGAGACTTAAAGCAAATGCGCCGGACTTTTCTCCGGTTGGCAGAAGTCTTTCATCCTGATAAGGTGAATAACCAAGAAAATCAGGAACATTACACGGAGGTGATGAAAGAAATTAACCGCGCTTATGAGGAAGGAGATTTAGCTCGATTGTTGGAAATTGAGCGCCAGTATCAGGTGGGTCAATCTATTGACTTGGCGAATGCTTCTAGTAGCGAAATTGAACGACAGTGCGATCGCCTGGAACAGGATAATCAATTACTGGAAAATCAATATGAAAACTTAAAATCTGAACTACGCTGGATGCGAGCTACTCCAGAAGGGGAGATGGTGAAAAGCTATCGGGCAATTAAGAAAGAAGGGTTAAACCCGATTGACTACATGGTGGCCGATGCGAAAAGGCACATTGAAGAATTGGCAAACGTCAGAACATTTGTGAAAGATTTTCGCGATAAAAAAATCACCATTAAAGAGTTTTTAGATGGGCCGGTTTCCGCACGGGATAATGCTGAGGATGATCTGGATGCGATGATTCAGCAAGCTTTGCAAGAGTTAGGGATAACAGTTATCAGAAGGCGTTGA
- a CDS encoding serine/threonine-protein kinase translates to MLYCPQGHKNPPGNRFCQVCGQEIQQPVTEKLGIEASLLQKLLGDRYRIIQQLGQGGFGRTYLAQDINRFNERCVLKEFAPKLQGASALKKAEELFNREAGVMYKLQHPQIPRFREICRCQVGSETGLFLVQDYVEGQTYRDLLIHRQSQGYRFSEAEGMELLRQILPVLDYIHSQGVIHRDISPDNLILRSSDQLPILIDFGGVKQVAATIEQSGNESNESSSGSTGKHGQTPQKTPPLITRIGKLGYAPEEQMVLGVVHPHSDLYSLAVTVLVLLTGKEPSALFDTHQMCWAWEQFVSLSPRLTQVLNKMLSRPQGDRFQSAREVLQALGFWAGLTPTPAVMSANLPANQSNSPTELPPELKAASGWAPSSPHLDPGKSTAVSLPPRLPDTQLTGFPDSQMPYNASTTTLKPSFAQRFWGFWGKILLLLLVGFGAGHAGWRVANYWLQSRGDQNPANENRLFESGDKNLSEFENKTEAELKAELQERRAALGINERFFMRLVDQLFYLQYPEQENKTLTMKPEDEIWRSRWHIVGIQLLVKLESLSEPARKKLGKYRTSDLNKWQDVLADSNLNSSALFEETDAKFFALFPNVQDEDFINQPIGQVWYAIAFDQFTMLQNQYQ, encoded by the coding sequence ATGCTTTACTGCCCTCAAGGACATAAAAATCCCCCTGGTAATCGCTTTTGCCAAGTCTGTGGCCAAGAAATTCAGCAACCTGTCACCGAGAAACTTGGTATAGAAGCATCCCTTTTACAGAAACTACTAGGCGATCGCTATCGGATTATTCAACAACTGGGACAGGGGGGCTTTGGGCGAACTTACCTGGCCCAAGATATTAATCGTTTTAACGAACGATGCGTGCTCAAAGAATTTGCCCCGAAACTCCAAGGGGCTTCTGCCTTAAAAAAAGCTGAGGAACTGTTTAACCGTGAAGCGGGAGTGATGTACAAGTTGCAACACCCGCAAATTCCCAGATTTCGGGAAATTTGCCGCTGTCAAGTAGGTTCAGAAACCGGTCTATTTTTAGTTCAAGATTATGTAGAGGGTCAAACTTATCGAGATTTATTGATTCATCGCCAAAGTCAAGGATATCGATTTAGTGAAGCGGAGGGGATGGAACTGTTACGGCAAATTCTGCCGGTGTTGGATTATATCCATTCTCAAGGGGTGATTCATCGGGATATTTCCCCAGACAATTTAATTTTACGCAGTAGCGACCAACTGCCGATTCTGATTGATTTTGGCGGGGTTAAACAAGTAGCGGCCACCATTGAACAGTCGGGGAATGAGTCGAATGAGTCGAGTTCTGGATCGACAGGAAAGCATGGACAAACACCACAGAAAACACCTCCGTTAATCACGCGAATTGGCAAACTGGGTTATGCCCCAGAAGAACAGATGGTATTGGGGGTGGTTCATCCTCACAGTGATTTATATTCTTTGGCGGTGACGGTGCTGGTATTGTTAACTGGCAAAGAACCATCGGCATTGTTTGATACCCATCAAATGTGTTGGGCTTGGGAACAGTTTGTCTCCCTGAGTCCCCGGTTAACCCAGGTGCTGAATAAGATGCTGTCGCGACCACAAGGCGATCGCTTTCAATCAGCGAGAGAAGTCCTGCAAGCCCTAGGTTTCTGGGCTGGTCTGACTCCAACACCGGCTGTTATGTCTGCCAACCTGCCTGCCAACCAATCCAACTCCCCCACGGAATTGCCCCCAGAGTTGAAGGCTGCATCAGGGTGGGCGCCATCATCTCCTCACCTAGACCCTGGTAAATCCACCGCTGTCTCCCTGCCACCCAGGTTGCCGGATACCCAGTTAACGGGTTTTCCCGATAGTCAGATGCCCTATAACGCTTCAACCACAACCCTGAAACCGTCTTTTGCTCAAAGATTTTGGGGATTTTGGGGAAAAATTCTCTTATTATTATTAGTGGGATTCGGTGCCGGTCATGCCGGTTGGAGGGTGGCGAATTATTGGCTACAATCTCGCGGGGATCAAAATCCTGCTAATGAAAATAGATTATTTGAATCCGGCGATAAAAATTTATCGGAGTTTGAGAATAAGACTGAGGCCGAATTGAAAGCTGAATTGCAAGAAAGGCGAGCAGCTTTGGGGATTAACGAGCGGTTTTTTATGCGTTTAGTAGATCAATTATTTTATCTGCAATATCCCGAACAAGAAAATAAAACTTTGACCATGAAGCCAGAGGATGAAATTTGGCGATCGCGCTGGCATATTGTCGGAATTCAACTATTAGTAAAGCTGGAATCGTTAAGCGAACCAGCCAGAAAAAAACTGGGTAAATATAGAACCTCTGATTTAAACAAATGGCAAGATGTTTTAGCTGACAGTAATCTAAATAGTTCCGCCCTATTTGAAGAGACGGATGCTAAATTTTTTGCTTTGTTTCCTAATGTCCAAGATGAGGATTTTATTAACCAGCCCATTGGTCAAGTTTGGTATGCGATCGCCTTCGATCAATTTACTATGTTACAAAATCAATATCAATAG
- a CDS encoding DEAD/DEAH box helicase: MGILHGSWKLEKQGSYLFIWGETWRKITDGENNPASEIAPHPLGMSGAEFTDFLTSLQQSNRIKWEIPVEKPPEKAKSKQRSRFYQANLQPNTSEYVSEWGIEAIALPTQILETGSPIPLHSGATIPAKTDPNYSSLSLYPWQVEGIRLGTVDALKFLQALPLGGVTEEQNWLGADLRFWSHVTRWTLDLLARGKYLPGLAPQGERMVASWQPLLDSATDQSRFNNFVHLMPLACRTYQGEPEAAAAPDQPPGEGEPEAQEAKIGLCVDLFIPRRVLLRSVLHHLIDLQIRQALTGQSQPQITSVPLRQWLEKLAAPQPQKMAPAVAEKISAIWETWTGPVKHHLAGQQKFRACFELMPPCYGDPHWTLHYFLQAVDNPHCLVKARTIWQNPVDEFIYQGRKIKNPQETLLAGLGLASRIYPPIEASLNQKSPQSCALNPQEAYQFIKAAAWRFEDSGLGVIMPESLSNTGGWASKLGLSIRAETPKVRQGGLGLQSLLNFQWELSIGGQTLTKAEFEKLVALNSPLVEINGEWVELRSPDIKAAQEFFQSRKEQMSLSLEDALRLATGDTQTIQKLPVVNFSAGGQLEELLNTLTNNQALKDIEPPATLKGTLRPYQLRGASWLNFLQNWGLGACLADDMGLGKSVETIAFLLHMQAQNNLLSPVLLVCPTSVLGNWERELKRFGPSLKVMVHHGDKRYKSHQFAIAVQRKNVVLTSYPLLYRDEATFKGVKWQGIILDEAQNIKNPLAKQSQAVRNLEASFRIALTGTPVENKLQELWSILEFLNPGYLGSKQFFQRRFAVPIQKYGDTESLQTLRSLVRPFILRRTKTDKTIIQDLPEKQEMPVFCGLSNEQASLYQKLVDESLAEVESAEGIQRHGIILALLTKLKQICNHPAQFLKEQTLEKGHRSAKLMRLEEMIEELISEGDRALIFTQFAEWGKLLKPYLEQQLGREVLFLYGATRKNQREEMIDRFQEDPQGPPIMILSLKAGGVGLNLTRANHVFHFDRWWNPAVENQATDRVFRIGQTRNVQVHKFVCSGTLEEKIHDLIESKQALAEQVVGSGENWLTDLDTDQLRNLLILDRNAVIDEDE; encoded by the coding sequence ATGGGAATTTTACATGGTAGCTGGAAACTGGAAAAACAGGGCAGTTATCTATTTATTTGGGGAGAAACTTGGCGGAAAATAACCGATGGAGAGAACAATCCCGCTAGTGAGATCGCCCCACATCCTCTGGGGATGAGTGGAGCAGAATTCACGGATTTTCTCACGTCACTTCAGCAAAGTAACCGGATTAAGTGGGAAATCCCCGTGGAGAAGCCCCCAGAAAAAGCAAAAAGCAAACAGCGATCGCGATTTTACCAGGCGAATCTTCAACCAAATACCTCTGAGTATGTCTCTGAATGGGGCATAGAGGCGATCGCCCTGCCAACTCAAATTCTGGAAACTGGCAGCCCCATTCCCCTGCATTCCGGTGCCACCATTCCCGCCAAAACCGATCCCAATTACTCATCCCTTTCCCTCTATCCTTGGCAAGTCGAAGGCATTCGCCTAGGCACTGTAGACGCTTTAAAATTTTTACAAGCCTTACCCCTAGGGGGCGTCACCGAAGAGCAAAACTGGTTAGGGGCTGACCTGCGCTTTTGGTCTCATGTGACCCGATGGACCTTAGATTTACTAGCGCGGGGCAAATATCTCCCCGGACTCGCCCCACAAGGGGAGCGGATGGTGGCAAGTTGGCAACCTCTTCTGGACAGCGCCACAGACCAAAGCCGCTTTAACAACTTTGTCCACCTGATGCCCCTGGCCTGTCGGACTTATCAGGGAGAACCAGAAGCCGCAGCCGCCCCAGACCAACCGCCAGGGGAAGGCGAACCAGAAGCCCAGGAAGCCAAGATTGGTCTGTGCGTAGATTTATTCATCCCCCGGCGAGTCTTGCTGCGATCGGTTTTACACCATTTAATTGACCTTCAAATTCGCCAAGCCCTCACGGGGCAGTCTCAGCCCCAAATCACCTCGGTTCCTCTACGCCAATGGTTAGAAAAGTTAGCGGCGCCACAACCGCAGAAAATGGCTCCAGCGGTCGCCGAAAAAATTAGCGCTATTTGGGAAACTTGGACGGGGCCGGTGAAACATCATCTGGCGGGGCAACAAAAGTTTCGCGCCTGTTTTGAACTCATGCCCCCCTGTTACGGCGACCCCCATTGGACATTACATTATTTCTTACAAGCGGTTGATAATCCTCACTGTTTGGTGAAAGCCCGCACGATTTGGCAAAATCCTGTAGATGAATTCATTTATCAGGGGCGAAAAATTAAAAATCCCCAGGAAACTTTGCTGGCCGGTTTGGGGTTAGCTTCGCGAATTTATCCCCCCATTGAAGCGAGTTTAAACCAGAAATCTCCTCAGTCTTGTGCCTTAAATCCCCAAGAAGCTTATCAGTTTATTAAAGCTGCTGCTTGGCGCTTTGAGGATAGCGGTTTAGGGGTGATTATGCCGGAAAGTTTGTCTAATACCGGCGGCTGGGCTAGTAAGTTGGGCTTGAGTATTCGGGCGGAAACCCCCAAAGTCCGTCAAGGTGGTTTAGGGTTACAAAGTTTGTTGAATTTTCAATGGGAATTAAGCATTGGGGGACAAACTTTAACTAAGGCAGAATTTGAAAAACTGGTGGCGCTGAATTCTCCTTTGGTAGAAATTAATGGGGAATGGGTGGAATTGCGATCGCCGGATATTAAAGCGGCACAAGAATTTTTCCAATCCCGCAAAGAGCAAATGTCTTTATCCTTAGAAGATGCTTTACGGTTGGCCACCGGGGATACTCAAACCATTCAAAAATTACCCGTAGTTAACTTTAGCGCCGGGGGACAACTGGAGGAATTACTTAATACTTTAACCAATAATCAAGCCCTCAAAGATATTGAACCGCCAGCTACTTTAAAAGGCACTTTGCGACCATATCAATTACGCGGGGCTAGTTGGTTAAATTTCTTACAAAATTGGGGTCTGGGGGCTTGTTTGGCGGACGATATGGGTTTGGGTAAATCTGTAGAAACCATCGCCTTTTTACTTCATATGCAAGCACAAAATAATTTATTGTCCCCGGTTTTATTAGTTTGTCCCACCTCGGTGTTAGGCAACTGGGAACGAGAACTGAAGCGATTTGGCCCTAGTTTAAAAGTGATGGTGCATCATGGGGATAAACGGTATAAAAGCCACCAATTCGCGATCGCCGTTCAGCGGAAAAATGTAGTTCTGACCAGTTATCCTCTGTTATACCGAGATGAGGCGACGTTTAAAGGGGTGAAGTGGCAAGGGATTATTTTAGATGAAGCCCAAAATATTAAAAATCCCCTGGCGAAACAATCCCAAGCAGTGCGAAATTTAGAGGCATCTTTCCGCATTGCCCTGACGGGGACTCCGGTAGAAAATAAACTCCAAGAACTCTGGTCTATTTTAGAATTTCTCAATCCAGGTTATTTGGGCAGCAAGCAATTTTTTCAGCGCCGCTTTGCGGTTCCCATTCAAAAATATGGCGACACGGAATCATTGCAAACTCTGCGATCGCTGGTTCGTCCCTTTATTCTCCGTCGCACCAAAACCGACAAAACCATTATTCAAGATTTACCGGAAAAACAAGAAATGCCGGTATTTTGTGGACTCTCCAACGAACAGGCGAGTTTATATCAAAAATTGGTGGATGAATCTCTGGCGGAAGTGGAGTCAGCGGAAGGCATCCAACGTCATGGCATTATTTTAGCATTACTCACTAAGCTGAAACAAATTTGCAATCATCCGGCGCAATTTCTGAAGGAACAAACCCTGGAGAAAGGCCATCGTTCGGCGAAATTAATGCGATTAGAGGAAATGATTGAAGAATTAATTTCTGAAGGCGATCGCGCCTTAATCTTCACCCAGTTTGCAGAATGGGGAAAACTGCTGAAACCTTATTTAGAACAACAACTGGGACGAGAAGTTTTATTTCTCTATGGGGCGACGCGGAAAAATCAACGAGAAGAAATGATCGATCGCTTCCAAGAAGACCCCCAAGGGCCACCGATTATGATTCTTTCCTTAAAAGCCGGTGGCGTTGGGTTAAACTTAACTCGTGCTAACCACGTTTTTCACTTCGATCGCTGGTGGAACCCTGCCGTAGAAAATCAAGCCACTGACCGAGTATTTAGAATTGGGCAAACCCGCAACGTGCAAGTGCATAAATTTGTTTGTAGTGGTACGCTAGAAGAGAAAATTCACGACTTAATCGAAAGTAAGCAAGCCTTAGCAGAACAAGTGGTTGGTTCTGGAGAAAATTGGCTCACTGATTTGGATACAGACCAATTGCGAAACTTGCTGATTCTTGACCGCAATGCGGTGATTGATGAAGATGAATAA